The Deltaproteobacteria bacterium genome window below encodes:
- a CDS encoding peptidylprolyl isomerase, translating into MITANKVVTIHYTLRNDAGEVLDSSDGGDPLAYLHGADNIVPGLERQLEGRKVGDKLQAKVAPADGYGEKTPGGPKAIPKSAFAGMEVAPGMTFMVEDDDGDHMPLRVVGVAGDEVLVDMDHPLAGETLHFDVEVLEVRDATAEELTHGHVHDGSHHHGHDHDHDH; encoded by the coding sequence ATGATCACCGCCAACAAAGTCGTCACGATCCACTACACCTTGCGCAACGATGCCGGCGAGGTGCTCGACAGCTCCGACGGCGGCGATCCGCTGGCGTACCTGCACGGCGCCGACAACATCGTGCCGGGCCTCGAGCGTCAGCTCGAGGGCCGCAAGGTCGGCGACAAGCTGCAGGCCAAGGTCGCGCCCGCCGATGGCTACGGCGAGAAGACCCCCGGTGGCCCCAAGGCGATCCCCAAGAGCGCGTTCGCGGGCATGGAAGTCGCGCCCGGCATGACCTTCATGGTCGAGGACGACGACGGTGATCACATGCCGCTGCGCGTGGTCGGCGTCGCCGGCGACGAGGTCCTGGTCGACATGGATCACCCGCTGGCCGGCGAGACGCTGCACTTCGACGTCGAGGTCCTCGAGGTCCGCGACGCCACCGCGGAGGAGCTGACCCACGGGCACGTGCACGATGGTTCGCACCACCACGGGCACGATCACGACCACGACCACTGA
- the gcvT gene encoding glycine cleavage system aminomethyltransferase GcvT, which yields MAESTARTPLFDAHVALGAKMVDFAGWSMPIQYPAGILAEHRAVREHAGIFDVSHMGEVDFRGAGAIACVQRLVTNDIGKLVDGRAMYTVTCNPEGGIVDDCIVYRLAADHLRIVVNAANVAKDFAHFRRFGEGADCSIDDVSSSWALLAVQGPAAVGIVAGLAGAELAEVPSFGLGQGRIAGVAVLAARTGYTGEDGFELFVAPDGARAVWDAIVGAGVQPIGLGARDTLRLEARLSLYGNDIDETTEPFGAGLGWVVKLDKGIACVGHDALVEFKRNGSAQKLVGFRVTDRAIVREGAEVVDDTDAVIGRVSSGGVAPTVGGAVGMAWVPAAVAGADAPLRLRQRGRIALAQQVKGPFYRRKPA from the coding sequence ATGGCCGAGAGCACCGCGCGCACGCCCCTTTTCGACGCCCACGTGGCGCTTGGCGCCAAGATGGTCGACTTCGCCGGGTGGTCGATGCCGATCCAGTACCCCGCGGGGATCCTCGCGGAGCACCGCGCGGTGCGGGAGCACGCCGGCATCTTCGACGTCTCGCACATGGGCGAGGTCGACTTCCGCGGCGCCGGTGCGATCGCATGCGTGCAGAGGCTCGTGACCAACGACATCGGCAAGCTCGTCGATGGCCGCGCCATGTACACCGTCACGTGCAACCCCGAGGGGGGCATCGTGGACGACTGCATCGTGTATCGCCTGGCCGCCGATCACCTGCGCATCGTCGTGAACGCGGCCAATGTCGCCAAGGACTTCGCCCACTTCCGTCGCTTCGGCGAGGGCGCCGACTGCAGCATCGACGACGTGTCGTCCTCGTGGGCACTGCTGGCCGTGCAAGGTCCCGCGGCGGTGGGCATCGTCGCCGGCCTCGCGGGCGCCGAGCTGGCCGAGGTGCCGAGCTTCGGGCTCGGCCAGGGCCGGATCGCCGGCGTCGCGGTGCTCGCGGCGCGCACCGGCTACACCGGGGAGGACGGCTTCGAGCTGTTCGTCGCGCCCGACGGGGCACGCGCGGTGTGGGACGCGATCGTCGGTGCGGGCGTGCAGCCGATCGGGCTCGGCGCCCGGGACACCCTGCGACTCGAGGCTCGGCTCTCGCTGTACGGCAACGACATCGACGAGACCACCGAGCCGTTCGGCGCCGGCCTCGGCTGGGTCGTCAAGCTCGACAAGGGCATCGCCTGCGTCGGCCACGATGCGCTGGTCGAGTTCAAGCGCAATGGCAGCGCGCAGAAGCTGGTCGGCTTTCGCGTCACCGACCGCGCAATCGTCCGCGAGGGCGCCGAGGTCGTCGACGACACCGACGCCGTGATCGGCCGCGTCAGCTCCGGCGGCGTCGCGCCCACGGTCGGCGGCGCGGTCGGCATGGCCTGGGTCCCCGCCGCCGTGGCCGGCGCGGACGCGCCCCTGCGCCTGCGCCAGCGCGGCCGCATCGCGCTCGC
- a CDS encoding competence/damage-inducible protein A, producing the protein MTHREAPTAAVLLIGDELLSGKIRDENGHALACVMRRRGIRLLEICTVGDTAEEIGAAFLRLVARAQLVFTSGGVGPTHDDRTLASIAAATGRPLVRNAAMEAQLRAHYGERITDAALRMADLPAGTLLRAPTGWPVMRLDVEGARAYILPGVPSLLRAKLEHLEALAGELPSGDGWYLAVVYTDLDESKLAAHLDAVVAEFPEIDVGSYPRWSRGEDGRIHLHVKVTLEAPTPLRAQVDAARERLRAALAPQHLLDHEPPV; encoded by the coding sequence ATGACCCACCGCGAAGCCCCGACCGCTGCCGTGTTGCTCATCGGCGACGAGCTGCTGAGCGGGAAGATCCGCGACGAGAACGGCCACGCGTTGGCGTGCGTCATGCGACGCCGCGGCATCCGACTCCTCGAGATCTGCACCGTCGGTGACACCGCGGAGGAGATCGGCGCCGCATTCCTGCGGCTCGTCGCGCGGGCGCAGCTGGTGTTCACCTCGGGCGGCGTCGGTCCGACCCACGACGACCGCACGCTGGCCTCGATCGCGGCGGCGACCGGCCGGCCGCTGGTCCGCAACGCCGCGATGGAGGCCCAGCTGCGCGCGCACTACGGTGAGCGCATCACCGACGCCGCGCTGCGCATGGCCGACCTGCCCGCCGGCACGCTGCTGCGGGCGCCGACCGGCTGGCCGGTGATGCGCCTCGATGTCGAGGGCGCACGCGCGTACATCCTGCCGGGCGTCCCCAGCCTGCTGCGCGCGAAGCTGGAGCACCTCGAGGCACTCGCGGGCGAGCTCCCCTCGGGTGATGGTTGGTACCTCGCGGTGGTCTACACCGATCTCGACGAGAGCAAGCTCGCCGCCCATCTCGACGCGGTGGTCGCGGAGTTCCCCGAGATCGACGTCGGCTCGTACCCGCGATGGAGCCGCGGCGAGGACGGTCGCATCCATCTCCACGTGAAGGTGACGCTGGAGGCGCCCACGCCCCTGCGCGCGCAGGTCGACGCGGCGCGCGAGCGTCTGCGTGCCGCCCTCGCGCCGCAACACCTGCTCGACCACGAGCCGCCGGTCTAG
- the carA gene encoding glutamine-hydrolyzing carbamoyl-phosphate synthase small subunit — protein sequence MLADGRVFRGVGFGARGHVVGEVVFNTAMTGYQEIVSDPSYRGQLVCLTVPEVGNVGCNDDDLESAHAGAGGLIVRSLSPTVSNWRARSDLAGTLASRGVIGIAEVDTRALTRHLRRFGATMGALANDGTALEVLQQAARAAGTMQGRGLAHEVSTRDSYTWREPTLWHAPGDGLRGHVVVIDFGVKRNILRNLVDRGLAVTVMPSTTTAQELLAAAPDGVLLSNGPGDPDALPDVVAQVRALIERAPTLPVFGICLGHQLLSLALGGRTYKLPFGHHGGNHPVRVDAAAMVDVDDGGARPFAVQITSQNHGFAVDAGSLAAAGDVAVTHVNLFDDTVAGLRLKGRPLLGVQYHPEAAPGPHDASPWFDGFATMVAHHRDDARAHAR from the coding sequence GTGCTCGCCGATGGCCGCGTCTTCCGTGGCGTGGGCTTCGGCGCGCGTGGCCACGTGGTCGGCGAGGTGGTCTTCAACACCGCGATGACGGGCTACCAGGAGATCGTCAGCGATCCCTCGTATCGCGGGCAGCTGGTGTGCCTGACCGTACCCGAGGTCGGCAACGTCGGCTGCAACGACGACGATCTCGAGTCGGCGCACGCCGGCGCCGGCGGTCTCATCGTGCGCTCGTTGTCGCCGACGGTGTCGAACTGGCGCGCGCGCTCGGATCTCGCGGGCACGCTCGCGAGCCGCGGCGTGATCGGCATCGCCGAGGTCGACACGCGGGCGTTGACCCGGCACCTGCGGCGCTTCGGCGCGACCATGGGCGCGCTCGCCAACGACGGCACCGCGCTCGAGGTGTTGCAGCAGGCCGCACGGGCGGCCGGCACGATGCAGGGCCGCGGCCTCGCCCACGAGGTCTCGACGCGCGACAGCTACACCTGGCGCGAGCCGACGCTGTGGCACGCACCGGGCGACGGCCTCCGCGGGCACGTGGTGGTGATCGACTTCGGCGTGAAGCGCAACATCCTGCGCAACCTCGTCGATCGCGGGCTCGCGGTCACGGTGATGCCGTCGACCACCACCGCGCAGGAGCTGCTCGCGGCGGCGCCCGACGGTGTGCTGCTGTCGAACGGCCCCGGCGACCCCGACGCGCTGCCCGACGTGGTCGCGCAGGTGCGTGCGCTCATCGAGCGCGCGCCCACGCTGCCGGTGTTCGGCATCTGCCTCGGGCACCAGCTGCTGAGCCTGGCGCTGGGCGGCCGCACCTACAAGCTGCCGTTCGGCCACCACGGCGGCAACCACCCCGTGCGGGTCGACGCCGCGGCGATGGTCGACGTCGACGACGGTGGCGCGCGGCCGTTCGCGGTGCAGATCACCTCGCAGAACCACGGCTTCGCGGTCGACGCCGGATCGCTCGCGGCCGCCGGTGACGTCGCGGTCACCCACGTGAACCTCTTCGACGACACCGTCGCGGGCCTGCGGCTGAAGGGCCGCCCGCTGCTGGGCGTGCAGTACCACCCCGAGGCCGCGCCCGGCCCCCACGACGCGTCGCCATGGTTCGATGGCTTCGCGACGATGGTCGCGCACCACCGCGACGACGCGCGCGCGCACGCACGGTGA
- a CDS encoding TerC family protein, which yields MLWAAFLGGVLLFLLIDLGVFNRKSHVISTREALTWSVVWVCVSLTFNAFVGWRFGREAGLEFLSAYLLEKSLSVDNLFVFIVIFRYMDVRPQVMHRVLFAGIVGALVLRGTFILAGLELIGRFEWLLYAFGGFLLLTGVKLLFSGEEEVDPSGNLAYRMARKVLPLTRRYVGARFFVRQDGRLRATPLFIVLLMIETSDVVFALDSIPAVFGVSRDPFIVFTSNVCAVLGLRAMFFLLQNFLDRFAYLKYGLGLVLAFIGAKMIVAEGLFGLIAPLEVPTGLSLGIVAGLIGASMLVSLVMPPKPDREEVLEHTEAASLIADIDPHASITASVDGSMGASPADISQVAAVPPVDREPPAPR from the coding sequence ATGTTGTGGGCGGCATTCCTCGGTGGAGTGCTGCTGTTCCTGCTCATCGACCTCGGTGTCTTCAACCGCAAGTCGCACGTCATCAGCACGCGCGAGGCGCTGACGTGGTCGGTGGTGTGGGTCTGCGTCAGCCTGACCTTCAACGCCTTCGTGGGCTGGCGCTTCGGCCGTGAGGCCGGGCTCGAGTTCCTCTCGGCCTACCTGCTCGAGAAGTCGCTGTCGGTCGACAACCTCTTCGTCTTCATCGTCATCTTCCGCTACATGGACGTGCGGCCGCAGGTGATGCACCGCGTGCTGTTCGCGGGCATCGTCGGTGCACTGGTGCTGCGCGGCACCTTCATCCTCGCGGGCCTCGAGCTCATCGGTCGCTTCGAGTGGCTGCTCTACGCGTTCGGCGGCTTCCTGCTGCTGACGGGCGTGAAGCTGCTGTTCTCCGGCGAGGAGGAGGTCGACCCCAGCGGCAACCTCGCCTACCGCATGGCCCGCAAGGTGCTGCCACTGACGCGACGCTACGTCGGCGCACGCTTCTTCGTGCGCCAGGACGGTCGCTTGCGCGCGACGCCGCTGTTCATCGTGCTGCTCATGATCGAGACCTCCGACGTGGTCTTCGCGCTCGACTCGATCCCGGCGGTGTTCGGTGTCAGCCGCGATCCCTTCATCGTGTTCACCAGCAACGTGTGCGCGGTGCTGGGCCTGCGCGCGATGTTCTTCCTGCTGCAGAACTTCCTCGACCGCTTCGCCTACCTCAAGTACGGCCTGGGCCTGGTGCTGGCGTTCATCGGCGCAAAGATGATCGTCGCCGAGGGCCTGTTCGGCCTCATCGCGCCGCTCGAGGTGCCGACCGGGCTGTCGCTCGGGATCGTCGCAGGGCTGATCGGCGCGTCCATGCTGGTGAGCCTGGTGATGCCGCCCAAGCCCGACCGCGAGGAGGTGCTCGAGCACACCGAGGCCGCCTCGCTGATCGCCGACATCGATCCCCACGCGTCGATCACCGCGTCGGTCGACGGTTCGATGGGCGCGAGCCCGGCCGACATCTCGCAGGTCGCCGCGGTGCCGCCGGTCGATCGCGAACCGCCGGCGCCGCGCTAA